In Pararge aegeria chromosome 5, ilParAegt1.1, whole genome shotgun sequence, one DNA window encodes the following:
- the LOC120623712 gene encoding zinc finger protein 62 homolog, which translates to MRNVEAHLLEDKMDEAVTHYINSHQPPESVHVDASSLALNVQEDAGGRVVTLMHPQNFSSQMCRQVSLGDQVGEGTWVEELLDQEGRLAALVAHLSRASHHSHTGHHKVSSLRGDMDASVILDAPMRLFNGQQMDQHPESIVVQALPPLQDMKRCPDEDWFNKDKASLKDGTQILTEQDRQVLEMGPGASPAQHKHNRKSLPHKKRISRKLKRTNGSSTPQQDIVVINCNDEVPQEEILPDSFVNGVAHQEHLPEDPHHITHEMRALFMCQLCGEFYGDEQLKFYQHLKQHYEPHDTIIIENPVPVPDLGIDKMTNTCIVDNAANLPDSIVELSLENTVPKTMYQPIDKHILYTSSDKTLNYHSNKVQYSEASMDKEVPESEKADMYEPLDKLENMYFCTKCNKSFRKQKQCEVHIKEAHSNPKLDDMGEFSEPEDLMEGIHVAVDDAAEPYEPPLLPHLTVDNGHVHQEHVRTWYLRNGASPGAVSPLCGCGGVGYCPACTHPPQSPLHPSMHPPGITPQSHPPNQTTQPSQSTHVPQTSQTQAIMHASSPTNSLASTHPTNHASHHQQSTSSHRPLDAKEEALQRIFDSNEEPPETAFPDNEILGIHSGLHIEEENSGNERSDKKKAKSFECPHCRRVFQHRNSLLYHVLMHSEKQQVCRDCGKSFYTPSALKIHKRVHNDDRPCKCDECGREFRQWSDLKYHKASIHSNKKNFKCEFCGKEFARRYSLSVHRRIHTGERNYKCDYCSKTFRASSYRLSHMRTHTGSKPYKCTQCEKCFRVAYDLRRHMLIHDKVRVRLDEHKGKTKDIKDKKPNLDIKLEHNPKQEPKSPESEEMKTDSKLPILKSLLDKKPSKSKKSPKKPPNVTVQNKEGHFKINYEAFDSREHYILGDFKQKETDEIIRLQERHEERDITNLRSLKSQQICEIVDSDRLVFNRENTDGKLQIFTQIEKNKDYSPIVGNAMTLNDIRNLEREVGREVRNDLQGEGIETVFFERLSAYCNNIPAV; encoded by the exons ATGAGGAACGTGGAAGCACATCTTCTGGAAGATAAGATGGATGAAGCAGTGACGCATTATATAAATTCCCACCAACCTCCAGAG TCAGTCCATGTGGATGCAAGCTCGCTGGCTCTCAACGTGCAGGAAGACGCGGGCGGCAGAGTGGTTACTTTGATGCATCCACAGAATTTCTCCTCGCAGATGTGCAG aCAGGTGTCACTGGGGGATCAGGTGGGGGAAGGAACCTGGGTGGAAGAGCTGCTGGATCAGGAAGGTAGACTAGCCGCGCTGGTGGCCCATCTTTCACGCGCCTCGCATCATTCACACACCGGACATCACAAG GTATCGTCTTTGAGGGGAGACATGGACGCTTCAGTCATTCTTGATGCTCCTATGAGATTGTTTAATGGACAACAAATG GACCAACATCCAGAGTCGATTGTTGTGCAAGCACTGCCGCCCCTGCAGGACATGAAGAGATGCCCCGACGAGGACTGGTTTAATAAGGACAAAGCTAGCTTAAAG GACGGTACACAAATCCTGACGGAGCAGGACAGACAAGTGCTGGAGATGGGTCCGGGCGCGTCCCCGGCACAGCACAAGCACAACAGGAAGAGTCTACCGCACAAGAAGAGGATATCCAGGAAGTTGAAACGCACCAACGGCAGCAGTACGCCGCAGCAG GACATAGTAGTGATAAACTGCAACGATGAAGTCCCTCAGGAAGAGATTTTGCCCGACAGCTTCGTCAACGGCGTGGCTCATCAGGAGCACTTGCCCGAGGACCCGCATCACATCACTCATGAG ATGCGTGCGCTGTTCATGTGCCAGCTGTGCGGCGAGTTCTACGGCGACGAGCAGCTGAAGTTCTACCAGCACCTCAAGCAGCACTACGAGCCGCACGACACTATCATCATAGAGAACCCGGTGCCGGTGCCCGACCTCGGCATCGATAAG aTGACAAACACATGCATTGTGGACAACGCAGCCAATTTACCGGACTCGATTGTCGAGCTATCTCTCGAAAACACCGTACCAAAGACAATGTACCAACCTATAGACAAACACATCCTTTACACGTCAAGCGACAAAACACTCAACTACCATAGCAATAAAGTGCAATATTCCGAGGCGAGTATGGATAAAGAAGTACCTGAGAGCGAGAAGGCGGATATGTACGAGCCACTGGATAAGCTGGAGAATATGTATTTCTGTACAAAGTGCAATAAGTCGTTCAGGAAGCAGAAACAATGCGAGGTGCATATAAAGGAGGCGCATTCGAATCCAAAG CTGGACGACATGGGCGAGTTCAGCGAGCCTGAGGACCTGATGGAGGGCATCCACGTGGCCGTGGACGATGCGGCCGAGCCTTACGAGCCGCCGCTGCTGCCGCACCTCACCGTGGACAACGGCCATGTGCACCAGGAACACGTGCGCACCTG GTATCTACGTAACGGCGCAAGCCCTGGCGCAGTTTCACCCCTTTGCGGCTGCGGCGGCGTCGGCTACTGCCCCGCCTGCACCCATCCGCCCCAATCACCCTTACACCCCTCTATGCACCCACCGGGTATCACCCCACAGAGCCATCCCCCAAACCAAACCACCCAGCCGTCCCAAAGCACCCACGTTCCGCAGACGAGTCAGACGCAGGCGATTATGCACGCGAGCAGTCCGACGAACAGTCTCGCGAGCACTCACCCGACCAACCACGCGTCGCATCATCAGCAGAGTACAAGCAGTCATCGGCCGCTTGACGCCAAAG AAGAGGCGCTCCAAAGGATATTCGACAGCAATGAAGAACCGCCGGAAACTGCTTTCCCAGACAACGAGATCTTAGGAATACACTCAGGGTTACACATAGAGGAGGAAAATTCAGGGAACGAAAGGTCTGACAAGAAAAAAGCCAAGTCGTTCGAATGCCCGCACTGTAGGAGAGTGTTTCAACACAGAAACAGTCTACTTTATCACGTTTTGATGCACAGTGAGAAACAACAAGTGTGTCGAGATTGTGGGAAGAGCTTTTACACGCCCAGTGCCTTGAAG ATTCACAAGCGAGTGCACAACGACGACCGGCCGTGCAAGTGCGACGAGTGCGGCCGCGAGTTCCGCCAGTGGAGCGACCTCAAGTACCACAAGGCGTCCATACATTCCAACAAG AAGAACTTCAAGTGCGAGTTTTGCGGCAAGGAGTTCGCGCGGCGCTACTCGCTCAGCGTGCACCGCCGCATCCACACGGGCGAGCGCAACTACAAGTGTGACTACTGCAGTAAGACCTTCCGCGCGTCTTCCTACCGCCTGAGCCACATGAGGACTCACACTG gAAGCAAACCCTACAAGTGTACGCAGTGCGAAAAGTGTTTCCGCGTTGCGTACGACCTGCGACGGCACATGCTCATACACGACAAAGTGCGAGTCCGGCTCGACGAACATAAAGGCAAGACGAAAGACATCAAAGACAAGAAACCCAACTTAGACATAAAGTTGGAACACAACCCTAAACAAGAACCGAAGTCGCCCGAGAGTGAAGAAATGAAAACAGACAGCAAACTACCCATATTGAAAAGTCTACTCGACAAAAAACCGTCCAAATCCAAAAAGAGTCCGAAAAAACCGCCTAATGTTACAGTGCAAAATAAGGAAGGACATTTCAAAATCAACTACGAAGCATTCGATTCGCGAGAGCATTACATTCTCGGCGACTTCAAACAGAAGGAAACTGATGAGATAATTAGGCTACAAGAGAGGCACGAGGAGAGAGACATCACTAACTTGAGGTCTTTGAAAAGCCAACAGATTTGCGAAATAGTGGATAGTGATAGGTTAGTTTTTAACAGAGAGAACACCGATGGGAAACTGCAAATTTTCACTCAGATCGAGAAAAATAAAGACTATAGTCCCATCGTTGGGAATGCCATGACTCTCAACGATATAAGGAATCTAGAGAGGGAGGTGGGCAGGGAGGTGAGGAACGACTTACAAGGGGAGGGCATCGAGACTGTGTTCTTCGAAAGGCTGTCAGCTTACTGCAATAACATACCGGCCGTATGA
- the LOC120623874 gene encoding lipoyl synthase, mitochondrial: MLRNSIKPHLLPKCHELQRCAYSSKLDAIREKLREGPGLSDFIPDDRPKNWDEYEGKLKRERGESERLRLPPWLKTSIPTGSKFGALKEQLRSMKLSTVCEEARCPNIGECWSGGKNGTSTATIMLMGDTCTRGCMFCSVKTSRAPPPLDPDEPVNTAKAIHEWGVGYIVLTSVDRDDLPDGGSAHFAETVRQIKIRSKEILVECLSPDFRGDRACIATVAASGLDVFAHNIETVERLTPFVRDKRAGYRQTLKVLSTAKEINPDLLTKSSIMLGLGETDQQVEQTMKDLKSAGVDCVTLGQYMQPTKRHLKVHEYVTPAKFKQWEEYGNQFGFLYTASGPLVRSSYRAGEFFIASLLRDKKASSL, from the exons ATGTTACGAAATTCAATTAAACCACACTTGTTGCCCAAATGTCACGag cTCCAGAGATGTGCATACTCAAGCAAGTTAGATGCAATAAGAGAAAAGCTAAGGGAAGGCCCAGGTTTATCTGACTTTATACCTGATGATAGGCCAAAGAACTGGGATGAGTATGAGGGTAAATTAAAGAGGGAAAGAGGAGAGTCAGAGAGATTAAGGTTGCCACCATGGCTCAAGACTTCCATACCTAcag GTTCTAAATTTGGTGCACTAAAGGAACAATTACGGAGTATGAAACTAAGCACAGTTTGCGAGGAAGCCCGATGTCCAAATATCGGAGAATGCTGGAGTGGAGGCAAGAATGGCACCTCCACTGCTACCATCATG TTGATGGGAGACACGTGCACACGAGGATGTATGTTTTGTTCAGTGAAGACGTCCAGAGCACCCCCACCTCTAGATCCCGACGAACCTGTGAATACAGCGAAAGCTATACACGAATGGGGAGTTGGCTATATTGTACTTACTTCTGTTGATAGAGACG ATCTGCCTGACGGGGGTTCCGCACATTTTGCGGAGACTGTTAGACAAATTAAAATTCG GAGCAAGGAGATCCTTGTGGAGTGTTTGTCGCCCGACTTCCGCGGCGATCGCGCCTGCATCGCGACTGTCGCGGCGAGCGGACTGGACGTGTTCGCGCACAACATTGAAACAGTGGAGCGACTCACGCCCTTCGTGCGGGACAAACGGGCCGG ATACCGGCAAACCCTCAAAGTTCTATCTACAGCGAAAGAGATCAACCCAGACCTGCTCACCAAGTCTTCTATTATGCTGGGCTTAGGGGAAACCGACCAACAGGTGGAACAGACTATGAAGG ATCTGAAGTCCGCTGGCGTGGATTGCGTGACCTTGGGCCAGTACATGCAGCCAACCAAGCGGCATCTGAAGGTGCACGAATACGTCACCCCCGCCAAGTTCAAGCAGTGGGAGGAGTACGGCAACCAGTTCGGGTTCCTGTACACAGCCAGCGGGCCGCTGGTCAGGTCCTCGTACAGAGCTGGGGAGTTCTTCATCGCCAGCCTACTGCGGGACAAGAAGGCCAGCAGCTTATGA